Proteins encoded by one window of Gordonia jinghuaiqii:
- the cobC gene encoding Rv2231c family pyridoxal phosphate-dependent protein CobC: MTAGFRAVHHAGVCETGVHQSGPDLADPERHGDQDAAPGLVDFAVNVRGTPPEFVLDAIRAGMADLARYPSAADEQCAVDAIAAAHSRRADEVLLLSGAADGFEMLPRLGVGSAALIQPSFTEPEIALRAAGVPITQTTLSAPWQLGAEREGDLDSLATVPEDADLVILGNPTNPTSVLHPREAIDALRRPGRIIVVDEAFADLTLDARGVIEPESLASVDWPDLLVIRSVTKTFGLAGLRAGYLLGPADLLARLRAGRRPWALSTPALTALTACVGEQGHRFCVEQARLVAAERAAMIEELARIGLVPATRPAAPFVLVEMPHATEVKRRLVDHGFAVRSCANFVGLGDTHLRLAVRPIEQVRALTRAIEQVREEIGNAVGTHP, translated from the coding sequence ATGACAGCTGGGTTCCGTGCAGTGCATCACGCCGGGGTGTGTGAGACGGGGGTGCATCAGAGCGGGCCGGATCTCGCCGACCCGGAACGTCACGGTGACCAGGATGCCGCGCCGGGGCTCGTCGACTTCGCGGTGAATGTCCGTGGCACCCCACCGGAGTTCGTGCTCGACGCGATCCGCGCGGGGATGGCCGACCTCGCCCGCTACCCGAGCGCCGCCGACGAGCAGTGCGCCGTCGACGCGATCGCGGCTGCCCACTCCCGGCGCGCCGACGAGGTGCTGTTGCTGTCGGGCGCCGCCGACGGTTTCGAGATGCTGCCCCGCCTGGGAGTCGGTTCCGCGGCGCTGATCCAGCCGTCGTTCACCGAACCCGAGATCGCCCTGCGGGCGGCGGGTGTGCCGATCACACAGACGACGCTGAGTGCGCCCTGGCAGTTGGGTGCCGAGCGCGAAGGTGACCTGGATTCGCTCGCGACCGTGCCCGAAGACGCCGATCTGGTGATCCTGGGCAACCCCACCAACCCGACGTCGGTGCTGCATCCGCGGGAGGCGATCGACGCCTTGCGCCGTCCCGGCCGGATCATCGTCGTCGACGAGGCCTTCGCCGACCTCACACTCGATGCGCGCGGAGTCATCGAACCTGAGTCGCTGGCATCTGTCGACTGGCCCGATCTTCTGGTGATACGCAGTGTGACAAAGACCTTCGGTCTCGCCGGGTTGCGGGCCGGATACCTGCTGGGGCCGGCGGATCTGCTGGCGCGGCTTCGGGCCGGACGACGCCCCTGGGCGTTGTCGACACCCGCGCTGACGGCGCTGACCGCCTGCGTGGGTGAGCAGGGGCACCGCTTCTGCGTCGAGCAGGCGCGGCTGGTGGCCGCCGAACGCGCCGCGATGATCGAGGAGTTGGCGCGGATCGGACTGGTTCCGGCGACCCGGCCGGCTGCCCCGTTCGTGCTCGTCGAGATGCCGCACGCGACGGAGGTCAAACGCCGACTCGTCGACCATGGCTTCGCGGTGCGCAGCTGCGCCAACTTCGTCGGACTCGGTGACACCCACCTTCGCCTGGCGGTCCGTCCGATCGAGCAGGTCCGGGCGCTCACCCGCGCGATCGAGCAGGTACGAGAGGAGATCGGGAATGCAGTCGGAACCCACCCCTGA
- a CDS encoding HAD hydrolase-like protein: MTPPDPRHPETVLLVDLDGTVTDSFDGIANSFRHALAAVGAPEPDPDVVAGIVGPPMIDTLNALGLPPEAAEQAMRAYRERYTDIGWRENSVYDGMAAVLADLAASGRTVAIATSKNQTTARKILDHFGLTEHFRYIAGASDDGTRRHKSDVIAHAIAELGLPVDPDTGHVTVPVVMIGDRSHDVHGAAAFGISAILVRWGYSLDGEDRDAAWAVDSVAELRDVLGV; this comes from the coding sequence ATGACGCCGCCAGATCCACGCCATCCCGAGACGGTTCTGCTCGTCGACCTCGACGGCACCGTCACCGACAGCTTCGACGGCATCGCCAACAGTTTCCGGCATGCACTCGCCGCCGTCGGGGCCCCCGAACCGGATCCGGACGTCGTCGCCGGCATCGTCGGACCGCCGATGATCGACACGCTGAACGCGTTGGGCCTCCCGCCCGAGGCCGCCGAGCAGGCGATGCGCGCATACCGGGAGCGCTACACCGACATCGGCTGGCGGGAGAACTCGGTATACGACGGTATGGCGGCGGTCCTGGCCGATCTGGCCGCGTCGGGACGCACCGTGGCGATCGCGACGTCGAAGAACCAGACCACCGCGCGCAAGATCCTTGACCACTTCGGACTCACCGAGCACTTCCGCTACATCGCCGGCGCCAGCGACGACGGCACCCGACGCCACAAGTCCGACGTCATCGCGCACGCGATCGCCGAGCTGGGTCTGCCCGTCGATCCGGACACCGGCCACGTCACCGTCCCGGTGGTGATGATCGGAGATCGCAGTCATGATGTCCACGGCGCAGCGGCATTCGGCATCTCGGCGATCCTCGTGAGATGGGGTTATTCTCTGGACGGGGAGGACCGGGACGCAGCCTGGGCGGTGGACTCCGTCGCCGAACTGCGCGACGTCCTGGGTGTGTGA
- a CDS encoding low molecular weight protein-tyrosine-phosphatase — protein sequence MAEELHICFVCTGNICRSPMAQNIFRTVLDDAGLGGKVRVSSCGTSGFHTGEPADNRARTELLAHGYSDAHVAAVLGPEHFDADLFVAMDNGHARELERKRLGDRTRLLRSFDPSAPADDLDLADPYYGSTEDFVVTREQIESSMPGLVDWVRAELGVE from the coding sequence GTGGCTGAGGAACTACACATCTGTTTCGTGTGCACCGGCAACATCTGTCGTTCGCCGATGGCGCAGAACATCTTCCGCACGGTGCTCGACGACGCCGGCCTGGGCGGCAAGGTACGCGTCTCGTCCTGCGGCACGAGCGGTTTCCACACCGGCGAGCCGGCCGACAACCGGGCGCGCACGGAGTTGCTCGCCCACGGCTACTCCGACGCCCATGTCGCCGCGGTTCTCGGACCCGAACACTTCGACGCCGACCTGTTCGTGGCGATGGACAACGGCCACGCGCGTGAGCTCGAACGCAAACGTCTCGGCGACCGGACCCGACTGCTGCGCTCGTTCGACCCGTCGGCCCCCGCCGACGACCTCGATCTCGCCGACCCGTATTACGGCAGCACCGAGGACTTCGTCGTGACCCGGGAGCAGATCGAGAGCTCGATGCCGGGGCTCGTCGACTGGGTTCGTGCCGAACTCGGCGTCGAGTGA
- a CDS encoding zinc-binding metallopeptidase family protein, protein MRDFLCLKCGQRLSFENSLCLNCRSALGFWLQTRSIHVLDEKGRAEVDGVLLERCANNKVAQCNWLVKWSGKPTMCESCRLTRTRPGDGDTEALVIFGQTETAKRRLILELDELGLPIEGRDENPQTGLAFDLLSSAEGPVITGHANGVITLDLAEGDHVHREQMRVELAEPYRTVLGHFRHEIGHYYQLVLIDDDHRPGFEELFGNPDDDYQAALDRHYKEGAPEGWKQSFVSSYATMHPAEDFAETFAHYLHIRDTLDTAAAFAMAPSGTTLDSVPPGDVGFDRIIGEWLPLAWALNQINRSMGHQDLYPFVLPGPVLTKMRFVHNLVAPAP, encoded by the coding sequence ATGCGAGACTTCCTCTGTTTGAAGTGCGGCCAGCGTCTTTCCTTCGAGAACAGCCTCTGCCTGAACTGCCGGAGTGCCCTCGGGTTCTGGCTCCAGACCCGGTCGATCCATGTCCTCGACGAGAAGGGGCGGGCCGAGGTCGACGGCGTCCTTCTCGAGCGCTGCGCGAACAACAAAGTCGCGCAATGCAACTGGCTGGTGAAGTGGAGCGGCAAGCCGACCATGTGCGAGTCGTGCCGCCTCACCAGGACCCGTCCCGGCGACGGTGACACCGAGGCCCTGGTGATCTTCGGGCAGACCGAGACCGCCAAACGACGCCTCATCCTCGAACTCGACGAACTGGGACTCCCGATCGAGGGCCGTGACGAGAATCCCCAGACCGGCCTCGCCTTCGACCTGCTCTCCAGTGCGGAGGGGCCGGTCATCACCGGTCACGCGAACGGCGTGATCACCCTTGACCTGGCCGAAGGCGATCACGTCCACCGCGAACAGATGCGCGTCGAGCTCGCCGAGCCGTATCGCACCGTCCTGGGACATTTCCGCCATGAGATCGGTCACTATTATCAGCTCGTCCTGATCGACGACGATCACCGGCCGGGTTTCGAGGAACTCTTCGGTAATCCCGACGACGACTACCAGGCTGCGCTCGACCGGCACTACAAGGAGGGTGCACCCGAGGGCTGGAAACAGAGCTTCGTGTCGTCATACGCCACCATGCACCCGGCCGAGGACTTTGCCGAGACGTTCGCGCACTACCTCCACATCCGCGACACCCTCGACACCGCGGCGGCGTTCGCGATGGCGCCGTCGGGCACGACCCTCGACAGCGTGCCGCCCGGTGACGTCGGTTTCGACCGCATCATCGGCGAGTGGCTGCCGCTGGCGTGGGCGCTCAACCAGATCAACAGGTCGATGGGGCACCAGGATCTCTACCCGTTCGTGCTGCCGGGACCGGTCCTGACCAAGATGCGCTTCGTGCACAACCTGGTGGCGCCGGCGCCCTGA
- a CDS encoding SURF1 family protein, which produces MHVLRTILRPGWIALGVVVVAFAVACFTLLAPWQLGKNSDTERRNDLIRTATSLETEPLAEVAPASTFDPSSEWREIEVTGAYLTEQQALVRLRNVGQRPAVEVLTPFAVAGSDRVILVNRGFVRPEEGAVPDIPAPPGGEQTIRARIRAAESVSADRGARTENGALTVATINPGLVAAATSVPMDDFYLQLSPDQPGSLGEISLPQLDTGPYLSYGLQWLAFGVMAPLGVLYFLTTEIRARRRAAAAAREADAQPVAAGADTGGSEADAGTPRSAPVPPTGSRAHRRQHMRDELRAASRTTVTHQVGQIGHGPDADDESRDVRDKLSRRYGG; this is translated from the coding sequence GTGCATGTTCTGCGAACGATCCTCCGTCCCGGGTGGATCGCCCTCGGTGTTGTGGTCGTCGCGTTCGCGGTGGCCTGCTTCACGCTGCTCGCCCCGTGGCAGCTGGGCAAGAACTCCGACACCGAACGCCGCAACGATCTGATCCGCACGGCGACATCGCTGGAGACCGAACCGCTGGCCGAGGTCGCTCCGGCCTCGACGTTCGACCCGTCGTCGGAGTGGCGCGAAATCGAGGTCACCGGCGCCTATCTCACCGAGCAGCAGGCGCTGGTCCGTCTGCGCAACGTCGGCCAGCGCCCGGCGGTCGAGGTGCTCACCCCGTTCGCCGTGGCCGGGTCGGACCGGGTGATCCTCGTCAACCGGGGCTTCGTGCGCCCCGAAGAAGGAGCCGTCCCCGACATCCCGGCACCGCCCGGCGGTGAACAGACCATCCGTGCACGCATCCGCGCCGCCGAGAGCGTCAGCGCCGACCGTGGCGCGCGCACCGAGAACGGCGCACTGACGGTGGCGACCATCAACCCAGGCCTCGTCGCCGCCGCGACGTCGGTCCCGATGGACGACTTCTACCTCCAGCTGTCACCCGACCAACCCGGCTCGCTCGGCGAGATCTCGCTGCCGCAGCTCGACACCGGCCCCTACCTGTCCTACGGCCTGCAGTGGCTCGCCTTCGGCGTCATGGCCCCGCTCGGCGTCCTCTACTTCCTCACCACCGAGATCCGCGCCCGCCGCCGCGCCGCGGCCGCCGCACGCGAGGCGGACGCCCAGCCCGTCGCCGCCGGCGCGGACACCGGCGGGTCCGAGGCAGACGCCGGCACCCCACGTTCGGCTCCCGTCCCGCCGACCGGCTCACGCGCACATCGGCGCCAGCACATGCGCGACGAACTACGCGCCGCCAGCCGCACCACCGTGACCCACCAGGTCGGACAGATCGGACACGGTCCCGACGCCGACGACGAATCGCGCGACGTCCGCGACAAACTCAGCCGGCGCTACGGCGGCTGA
- a CDS encoding cobalamin biosynthesis protein — protein sequence MSALFGGDRLWRARLATTAGLVLGFGLDEAFGDPRRGHPVAGFGRLTSAAERRLYRDSRSAGVGLVGVMVGSTVLAAWWPGRRASVPVRIVVTAASTWVALGGTSLCRVGDDVAGALERGDVEAARALIPSLCGRDPRSLDEAGLCRAAVESLAENTSDATVGPLVWGAVAGVPGILGYRAVNTLDAMVGYRNERYRNFGWAAARLDDVANLVPARLAGLLIVLVGGAPRRAVTAWRRDSGAHPSPNAGVVEAGFAGSLGVQLGGRTVYPHGVELRPTLGEGRAPGPADLRAAVDLSRRVQRATLVACVAGSVLWPAAVGAFRGGAFRSGAFRSWAVRRGAGR from the coding sequence GTGTCTGCTCTGTTCGGTGGTGACCGTTTGTGGCGTGCTCGTCTGGCGACCACTGCGGGGTTGGTTCTCGGGTTCGGCCTCGATGAGGCGTTCGGTGATCCCCGTCGTGGGCATCCGGTTGCCGGGTTCGGTCGGTTGACGAGCGCGGCGGAGCGTCGTCTGTATCGCGATTCGCGGTCGGCGGGCGTCGGGCTGGTGGGTGTGATGGTCGGTTCGACGGTGCTCGCCGCGTGGTGGCCGGGGCGGCGGGCGTCGGTTCCGGTGAGGATCGTGGTGACGGCCGCGTCGACGTGGGTCGCGCTGGGCGGCACCTCGTTGTGCCGGGTGGGCGATGACGTCGCGGGGGCGCTCGAGCGTGGAGATGTCGAGGCTGCGCGCGCGTTGATCCCGAGTCTGTGTGGACGTGATCCGCGGTCGCTCGACGAGGCCGGTCTGTGCCGCGCGGCGGTGGAGTCGCTCGCCGAGAACACTTCTGACGCGACGGTCGGCCCGCTGGTGTGGGGCGCTGTCGCCGGTGTCCCCGGCATCCTGGGTTATCGCGCGGTGAACACCTTGGACGCGATGGTCGGTTATCGCAATGAGCGTTACCGCAACTTCGGGTGGGCCGCGGCTCGCCTCGACGATGTCGCGAATCTGGTTCCGGCGCGACTGGCCGGCTTGCTGATCGTGTTGGTGGGCGGAGCCCCACGGCGTGCTGTGACGGCGTGGCGCCGGGACAGCGGAGCTCACCCGAGTCCCAATGCGGGGGTCGTCGAAGCCGGTTTCGCCGGTTCGCTCGGTGTGCAGCTCGGCGGCCGCACGGTCTATCCGCACGGCGTCGAACTGCGACCGACTCTGGGTGAGGGACGCGCGCCGGGGCCTGCCGATCTGCGCGCGGCCGTGGACCTGTCGCGTCGTGTGCAGCGCGCGACGCTGGTCGCGTGCGTTGCGGGATCGGTGCTGTGGCCGGCCGCTGTCGGTGCCTTCCGCGGTGGGGCCTTCCGCAGTGGGGCCTTCCGCAGTTGGGCCGTCCGCCGAGGTGCGGGGCGGTAG
- a CDS encoding spermidine synthase — protein MARTTPQPRPGRYEIDTGVAELAPDTISGGWLLTINGAHSSHIHPDDPTALDFEYLRQMSAVIDDRYPATQRLRVLHLGGAACALARHLDHRYPDARQVAVEIDAELARLVREWFDLPRAPKLRIRVGDAREVVTSLQPRTRDVVVRDAFAGDRTPRHLTTREFTEAVREVLEPGGLYLANCGDSRDLAGARAEAATIGSVFSHLMLIADAAMFKGRRTGNIVIAASDAPLDASATLVRTLLSDPLPAQVLSGAKARDFARGPALSDDPA, from the coding sequence GTGGCCAGGACAACCCCGCAGCCGAGACCCGGCCGGTACGAGATCGACACCGGCGTCGCCGAGCTCGCGCCCGACACCATCTCGGGCGGCTGGCTGCTGACGATCAACGGCGCGCACAGCTCCCACATCCACCCCGATGACCCCACCGCCCTCGACTTCGAATACCTGCGCCAGATGTCGGCCGTCATCGACGACAGGTATCCCGCCACCCAACGCCTACGGGTCCTTCATCTCGGTGGCGCGGCCTGCGCCCTCGCCCGCCACCTCGACCACCGGTATCCCGACGCCCGACAGGTGGCCGTCGAGATCGACGCCGAACTCGCCCGCCTCGTCCGCGAATGGTTCGACCTGCCACGTGCACCCAAGCTGCGGATTCGGGTGGGCGACGCCCGCGAGGTGGTGACGTCGCTGCAGCCGCGGACCCGCGACGTCGTGGTGCGCGACGCCTTCGCCGGCGACCGTACCCCCCGACATCTGACCACCCGTGAATTCACCGAGGCGGTGCGCGAAGTCCTCGAACCGGGCGGGCTGTATCTCGCCAACTGCGGCGACAGCCGCGACCTCGCCGGCGCCCGCGCCGAAGCCGCGACGATCGGCTCGGTCTTCTCCCACCTCATGCTGATCGCCGACGCCGCGATGTTCAAAGGTCGACGCACCGGCAACATCGTGATCGCAGCCAGCGACGCACCCCTCGACGCGTCGGCGACCCTCGTACGCACGCTGCTCAGCGACCCCCTGCCCGCCCAGGTTCTGTCGGGCGCCAAGGCGCGCGACTTCGCCCGCGGCCCCGCATTGTCCGACGACCCGGCATGA
- a CDS encoding protein kinase domain-containing protein has protein sequence MTDPSSRAGTVLGPYRIDKLLGRGGMGEVYEAYDTVKERRVALKVLPPHLVHDKDFRERFERESKTAAKLSDPHVIPIHDWGESDGVLFIDMRLVDGQDLRKLLNSGPLPPARAVHILGQVAAALDAAHRDGLVHRDIKPDNILVDADDFAYLVDFGIAQGTTDSRLTQVGTALGTLAYMAPERFGDQPAGPGSDNYALACVLYECITGQPPFPSKTDQGLMTAHITKAPPTTGGALDPVIAKGLAKDPEQRYPSARELIRAASAALSSPAPATPPAPPTSVAPSTVPPSHVAPPTFAPRPQQGTPGTPVSSDRPVVSPGTPSPARGSGPTGVPSEPTMVRGISSGPTMPGPQYSPSPGGFGSPPGHSGPQSYSGPQSYSGPQSYSGPQSYSGPQSYSGPQSFSGPNQWGGVPSGPPRKSNTGRNVGIAVGVGVLVIALAVTGIVLVLSGSGGDDPATPSGSVSALPAGTVACDYTERSPVGGITQPEPAAQQPNTGTVEAEIPIAGQGTIGMTLNRAEAPCNVGAMVSLIRSGFYDGSKCHRASAKYLICGSSGGKEGTNPGWTSPDELPEDLPSAGTDDDGIPQVTYPRGTVGILDLPDDEGATGSTTFFMLADDTELPLTYAIVGTMDPSGLAVLDRIVAGGFTPNAPGAASGPPKQNLLIQKATVSG, from the coding sequence GTGACCGATCCATCGTCGCGAGCGGGCACAGTGCTGGGCCCCTATCGCATCGACAAGCTTCTCGGTCGCGGCGGTATGGGCGAGGTCTACGAGGCCTACGACACAGTCAAGGAGCGTCGTGTCGCGCTGAAGGTCTTGCCCCCACACCTGGTGCACGACAAGGACTTCCGCGAGCGGTTCGAGCGTGAGTCGAAGACCGCGGCCAAGCTGTCCGACCCGCACGTCATCCCGATCCACGACTGGGGCGAGTCCGACGGCGTCCTGTTCATCGACATGCGCCTGGTCGACGGCCAGGACCTGCGCAAACTCCTCAACTCGGGGCCGCTGCCCCCGGCCCGGGCCGTGCACATCCTCGGTCAGGTGGCGGCCGCGCTCGACGCCGCCCACCGCGACGGTCTCGTGCACCGTGACATCAAACCCGACAACATCCTCGTCGACGCCGACGACTTCGCCTATCTGGTCGACTTCGGCATCGCCCAGGGCACCACCGACAGCCGGCTCACCCAGGTGGGCACCGCCCTCGGCACGCTCGCCTACATGGCGCCCGAGCGGTTCGGCGACCAGCCGGCGGGACCGGGCTCCGACAACTACGCCCTCGCGTGTGTGCTCTACGAGTGCATCACCGGCCAACCTCCGTTCCCGTCGAAGACCGACCAGGGGCTGATGACCGCACACATCACCAAGGCGCCGCCGACGACGGGCGGAGCGCTCGACCCGGTGATCGCGAAGGGTCTCGCGAAAGACCCCGAACAGCGCTATCCGTCCGCGCGCGAACTCATCCGAGCCGCCTCCGCGGCTTTGTCGTCGCCTGCGCCGGCGACTCCACCCGCACCCCCGACCTCCGTGGCACCCTCCACCGTGCCCCCATCCCACGTGGCCCCGCCGACCTTTGCACCGCGGCCCCAGCAGGGCACACCGGGCACACCGGTGTCCTCGGACCGGCCGGTTGTCTCCCCTGGCACGCCGTCACCCGCCCGGGGATCCGGTCCGACCGGGGTGCCATCGGAACCGACGATGGTCCGCGGCATCAGTTCGGGTCCGACCATGCCCGGCCCGCAGTACTCCCCGAGCCCCGGCGGATTCGGTTCTCCGCCCGGCCATTCGGGCCCCCAGTCGTACTCGGGCCCCCAGTCGTACTCGGGCCCCCAGTCGTACTCGGGCCCCCAGTCGTACTCGGGCCCCCAGTCGTACTCGGGCCCCCAGTCCTTCTCGGGCCCCAACCAGTGGGGCGGGGTGCCGTCGGGCCCGCCGCGCAAGTCGAACACCGGACGCAACGTCGGCATCGCCGTCGGCGTGGGTGTGCTGGTGATCGCGTTGGCGGTGACCGGCATCGTGCTCGTCCTCTCCGGGTCCGGGGGTGACGACCCGGCCACCCCCAGCGGGTCGGTCAGCGCACTCCCGGCCGGCACCGTCGCCTGCGACTACACCGAACGTTCCCCGGTGGGCGGCATCACGCAGCCCGAACCCGCAGCGCAACAACCGAATACGGGCACAGTCGAGGCCGAGATCCCGATCGCCGGCCAGGGCACCATCGGCATGACACTCAATCGGGCCGAGGCTCCGTGCAATGTCGGCGCGATGGTGTCGCTGATCAGGTCGGGTTTCTACGACGGCAGCAAATGCCACCGCGCATCGGCGAAGTACCTGATCTGCGGCTCGTCGGGCGGTAAGGAGGGCACCAACCCGGGCTGGACCAGCCCCGACGAGCTGCCCGAAGACCTACCCTCGGCCGGGACGGACGACGACGGCATCCCACAGGTCACCTACCCGCGGGGCACCGTGGGCATCCTCGATCTCCCCGACGACGAGGGCGCCACCGGCTCGACCACGTTCTTCATGCTGGCCGACGACACCGAACTGCCGTTGACCTACGCGATCGTCGGCACGATGGACCCGTCCGGGCTCGCCGTTCTCGACAGGATCGTGGCGGGCGGATTCACCCCGAACGCACCCGGCGCGGCGTCGGGCCCGCCGAAGCAGAACCTGCTGATCCAGAAGGCAACCGTCAGCGGGTAG
- a CDS encoding maleylpyruvate isomerase family mycothiol-dependent enzyme, with protein MATTILPIDEVTEALTAQWAAISGLASSLGDDQWSASSVLPGWTNADIVAHIIGTESMLDGRDVEATRTVSALDHVRNPIGELNEKWVDHFRPMPRTEVLAALDEIIGVRTAALRAMGQEAFDAPAMTPAGADTYGRFMRIRIFDCWVHEIDLRDGTDGSSVSDPGPAALALDEIGTSLPFVVGKRADAPKGSAVLFDITGLAPRTVRIVVGDRAGIVDEFDGGDGAADVRIRLDAANLARCAGGRRDADPAAADIEGNEQLGQAILNRMNYVI; from the coding sequence ATGGCGACGACGATCCTGCCGATCGACGAGGTGACCGAGGCCTTGACCGCCCAGTGGGCGGCGATATCCGGACTCGCGTCCTCGCTGGGAGACGACCAATGGTCCGCGTCGTCGGTGCTGCCCGGCTGGACCAACGCCGACATCGTCGCCCACATCATCGGGACCGAGAGCATGCTCGACGGCCGCGATGTGGAGGCCACCCGCACCGTCAGCGCGCTCGATCACGTCCGAAATCCCATCGGCGAGCTCAACGAGAAATGGGTCGACCACTTCCGTCCGATGCCGCGCACCGAGGTCCTCGCCGCGCTCGACGAGATCATCGGCGTGCGCACCGCGGCCCTGCGGGCCATGGGTCAGGAGGCGTTCGACGCCCCGGCGATGACCCCGGCGGGCGCCGACACCTACGGGCGGTTCATGCGCATCCGCATCTTCGACTGCTGGGTGCACGAGATCGACCTGCGTGACGGCACCGACGGCTCGTCGGTCTCCGACCCCGGACCCGCCGCGCTCGCACTCGACGAGATCGGGACGTCGTTGCCGTTCGTCGTGGGCAAACGTGCCGACGCACCCAAGGGCAGCGCCGTGCTGTTCGACATCACGGGTCTCGCACCGCGCACGGTGCGGATCGTCGTCGGGGATCGTGCGGGCATCGTCGACGAGTTCGACGGCGGTGATGGCGCCGCCGACGTCCGGATCCGTCTCGACGCGGCGAACCTCGCGCGATGTGCGGGCGGCCGTCGGGATGCCGATCCCGCGGCTGCGGACATCGAGGGCAATGAGCAACTCGGACAGGCGATCCTGAATCGGATGAACTACGTGATCTGA
- a CDS encoding serine/threonine-protein kinase: MSASDLAGEQFGHYVIEALIGRGGMGEVYRATDTHKGRVVALKLLNPTVADNPAFRDRFLRESRVAAQLNDPHVIPIHDWGEIDGRLFIDMRLVDGRDLRALLADEGPLPPERALRIVGQIADALDAAHRQGLVHRDVKPDNILVDHRDFAYLVDFGLAQADTDTRFTSTGTAIGSFGYMAPERFGDSAVGPPADVYALACVLYECLAGAHPFASATTIERLIAAHLTTPPPRLGVAVDSVIARGMAKDPVQRQLSAGALVADAATALRADPLGGPATLVPSTPVLSTPVLSTPAATHSGPQWNPTQAAVWSAPPRRRSPAIPIALATVVVLLICAGVVGWAVLTTDRDSSATTAGDRSSLPATERPESSRATSVPGPTAPAAPPLTTTPAPPPPATPTPTQSNTRGTGDLGLAVPITRPACDGTGIVVVGNAVAPGAYATEVQAFLDRHPGASYLRTDQSCASLRQSLDGNPIYAVYFVAGSTLGEICDVRNRIGGDAYGKWLDNTSDPTMLITC, from the coding sequence GTGTCCGCATCCGATCTCGCCGGTGAACAATTCGGCCACTACGTCATCGAAGCACTGATCGGCCGCGGCGGCATGGGCGAGGTGTATCGCGCCACCGACACCCACAAGGGCCGCGTGGTCGCGTTGAAGCTGCTCAACCCGACGGTCGCCGACAATCCGGCCTTCCGCGACCGGTTCCTGCGCGAGTCGCGGGTGGCCGCGCAGCTCAACGACCCGCACGTCATCCCGATCCACGACTGGGGCGAGATCGACGGCCGGCTGTTCATCGACATGCGTCTGGTCGACGGCCGCGACCTGCGCGCACTCCTCGCCGACGAAGGGCCACTGCCGCCCGAGCGCGCACTGCGGATCGTCGGGCAGATCGCCGACGCCCTCGACGCCGCACACCGACAGGGGCTCGTCCACCGCGACGTGAAGCCCGACAACATTCTCGTCGACCACCGGGACTTCGCCTACCTGGTGGATTTCGGCCTCGCACAAGCCGATACGGACACCCGGTTCACCAGCACGGGCACCGCCATCGGCTCGTTCGGCTACATGGCACCGGAGCGGTTCGGTGACTCTGCGGTCGGGCCCCCGGCCGACGTCTACGCACTGGCCTGCGTGCTCTACGAATGCCTCGCCGGCGCACACCCTTTCGCATCGGCGACGACGATCGAACGGTTGATCGCCGCCCACCTGACCACCCCGCCGCCTCGCCTGGGCGTCGCCGTCGATTCCGTCATCGCCCGCGGGATGGCAAAAGACCCAGTGCAGCGCCAGCTCTCGGCGGGCGCGCTGGTCGCCGACGCCGCGACCGCGTTGCGCGCCGATCCGCTCGGAGGACCGGCCACGCTGGTCCCATCCACGCCGGTCCTGTCCACCCCGGTCCTGTCCACCCCGGCGGCCACCCACTCGGGCCCCCAGTGGAATCCGACGCAGGCGGCGGTGTGGTCGGCCCCGCCCCGGCGCAGATCTCCCGCGATCCCGATCGCGCTGGCCACCGTCGTCGTCCTGCTGATCTGTGCCGGCGTCGTGGGGTGGGCTGTTCTGACGACCGATCGGGACAGCTCGGCCACCACGGCGGGTGACAGGTCATCACTGCCGGCCACCGAGCGCCCCGAATCTTCCCGAGCCACATCGGTTCCGGGCCCGACTGCACCCGCCGCCCCACCCCTCACCACGACGCCTGCCCCGCCACCACCGGCGACCCCGACGCCCACCCAGAGCAACACCCGCGGCACCGGCGACCTCGGCCTGGCCGTGCCGATCACCCGTCCGGCGTGCGACGGCACGGGGATCGTCGTGGTGGGCAACGCAGTGGCGCCGGGGGCGTACGCCACCGAGGTGCAGGCGTTCCTGGACCGGCATCCGGGCGCGAGCTACCTGCGGACCGACCAGTCCTGCGCGTCGCTACGCCAGAGCCTCGACGGCAACCCGATCTACGCGGTCTACTTCGTCGCGGGGTCCACGCTCGGCGAGATCTGCGACGTGCGCAACCGGATCGGCGGCGACGCCTACGGGAAGTGGCTGGACAACACCTCCGATCCGACAATGCTCATCACCTGCTGA